The following are encoded in a window of Pseudomonas sp. JQ170C genomic DNA:
- a CDS encoding MerR family transcriptional regulator produces the protein MTESTYTVGQLAKATDTKAVTIRYYEQQGLLPLAARTPAGYRLYTETERDRLLFIRRSRGLGFSLDDVRELLGLADRKEHSCAAVDAKVELQLAQVRDRIRDLQGLESELTRLIACCQGGVIEECRIIESLSNRNAVRAASTDKVSQ, from the coding sequence ATGACTGAATCAACCTACACCGTAGGTCAGTTGGCCAAGGCCACAGACACCAAGGCAGTGACGATCCGTTATTACGAACAGCAAGGGTTGCTGCCTTTAGCTGCCAGGACGCCCGCTGGGTACCGCCTCTATACGGAGACGGAGCGTGATCGGCTGCTGTTCATTCGCCGCAGCCGTGGGCTGGGTTTCAGCCTTGACGATGTGCGCGAATTGCTCGGCCTGGCTGATCGAAAGGAACATTCCTGCGCAGCGGTCGATGCCAAAGTCGAACTACAACTTGCTCAAGTAAGGGACCGCATCCGTGATCTACAAGGCCTGGAAAGCGAGCTGACACGATTGATCGCGTGCTGCCAGGGTGGTGTGATTGAAGAATGTCGGATCATCGAGTCCTTATCGAATCGAAATGCTGTGCGTGCAGCGTCGACGGACAAGGTGTCTCAGTAA
- a CDS encoding cation transporter: MDSCCENKAGELAQLRARQSRILYIVLAINAVMFVVEFAAGLIAGSTALLGDSLDMFGDASVYAVTLFVLHRSVRARAGAALFKGGFMLLFGLVVVADAARKLILQEVPAADWMGVVGLIALIANGICFYLLFSHRSDDLNMRSTWLCSRNDLIANSSVIVAAGLVALTGSLWPDIAVGLAIAALFLHSAGQVLREAWHEWKVNPQPEVVAGPAQCCAAESTEPAAACCAPASSAASTCAGSKPVLVSLCEPGQSPAEPAEVKSCCGPRQST; this comes from the coding sequence ATGGACAGCTGCTGCGAAAACAAAGCCGGTGAACTGGCGCAGTTGCGCGCCCGACAAAGTCGCATCCTCTACATCGTTCTGGCCATCAATGCAGTGATGTTCGTGGTGGAGTTTGCCGCCGGTCTGATTGCGGGCTCTACTGCGCTGCTGGGCGATTCGCTGGATATGTTTGGTGATGCCTCGGTTTATGCGGTGACACTGTTTGTGTTGCACCGAAGCGTCCGAGCACGCGCCGGCGCTGCCTTGTTCAAAGGTGGCTTTATGCTGCTCTTCGGGCTCGTGGTGGTCGCCGATGCTGCACGCAAGCTGATCCTGCAAGAAGTACCGGCAGCGGACTGGATGGGGGTGGTCGGGCTTATCGCATTGATTGCCAATGGTATCTGCTTCTATCTGCTGTTCAGTCACCGCAGTGATGACTTGAACATGCGCTCGACCTGGCTGTGTTCACGTAACGACCTGATTGCCAATAGCAGTGTGATTGTCGCGGCCGGCCTGGTGGCCCTGACGGGTAGCCTGTGGCCTGATATTGCGGTGGGCCTGGCCATTGCCGCACTGTTCCTGCATTCCGCTGGACAGGTTCTTCGCGAAGCCTGGCATGAATGGAAGGTCAATCCGCAGCCGGAGGTGGTAGCCGGGCCTGCGCAATGTTGCGCAGCGGAATCTACCGAACCTGCTGCTGCCTGCTGCGCTCCCGCTTCCAGTGCGGCCTCAACCTGCGCGGGGTCAAAGCCTGTGTTGGTAAGCCTCTGTGAGCCCGGACAATCCCCGGCAGAACCGGCTGAGGTCAAGTCGTGCTGTGGGCCCAGGCAGTCGACCTGA
- a CDS encoding DUF1302 domain-containing protein, which produces MQTIIKRANLHPTVLATAIALAWGTQAQAVNFTLGEIEGTFDSSLSIGASWATQDADPDFISNFNVMGEEGRAASRTADDGRLNFKKHDAFSKIFKGIHDLSLKYEDSGVFVRGKYWYDFELKDGDQDFYDIDDHGRDRSAKASGAEFLDAFVYHNYQIGDLPGNVRLGKQVVSWGESTFIQNSINAINPIDVAALRRPGAEVKEGLIPVNMFYLSQGLTENLTAEMFYQLEWDKTVTDNCGTFFGGDPVSKGCNDRLVITGPDFAPGVASNSLNIQAIAQGLDNAYIPRAKDHEPGDSGQFGLAMRWFLPELNDTEVAAYAMNYHSRSPYLSFTRTTVAGAPTTANTPDRVRTASYFVDYPEDIRLYGLSFQTNVSGVALGGEVSYRPNMPLQINTADLNLAAVNQIGLINGVPGAVSPVFVDGFATNAPGAAIPGYKRMPVTQVQVTATKFFDQVLAASRLTLVGEVGYNRVSGLSTDTGDVRFGRSPTYGAGALVDNGAVCTGTAAGTPTASNPQQECNNKGYYTSDSWGYRVRGKLDYPNVIAGINFSPSLAWSHDVNGTGVSFEEGAKAVSLGLDADYQNTYTASLSYTNYFGGDFNTLVDRDFMSLSVGVNF; this is translated from the coding sequence ATGCAAACAATAATAAAGCGCGCAAACCTGCACCCCACCGTGTTGGCGACCGCCATCGCGCTGGCGTGGGGAACGCAGGCTCAAGCCGTGAACTTCACGCTCGGGGAAATCGAAGGCACCTTCGATTCGTCACTGTCCATCGGCGCCAGTTGGGCGACCCAGGACGCCGATCCAGACTTCATTTCCAACTTCAACGTCATGGGCGAGGAGGGCCGTGCCGCCTCTCGTACCGCCGATGACGGCCGCCTGAATTTCAAGAAGCACGATGCCTTCTCGAAAATCTTCAAAGGCATCCATGACCTGTCGCTCAAGTATGAAGACTCCGGTGTGTTTGTCCGCGGCAAGTACTGGTACGACTTTGAGCTCAAGGACGGCGATCAGGACTTCTACGACATCGACGACCACGGCCGTGACCGTTCGGCCAAGGCCTCGGGTGCGGAGTTTCTCGATGCGTTCGTCTACCACAACTACCAGATCGGCGATTTGCCCGGCAACGTGCGCCTGGGCAAGCAAGTGGTCAGCTGGGGTGAAAGCACGTTCATCCAGAACTCGATCAACGCCATCAACCCGATCGACGTTGCCGCGCTGCGCCGTCCGGGTGCCGAGGTCAAGGAAGGGCTGATTCCGGTCAATATGTTCTACCTGTCACAAGGCCTGACGGAGAACCTTACCGCTGAAATGTTCTACCAACTGGAGTGGGACAAGACGGTCACCGACAACTGTGGCACCTTCTTCGGTGGCGACCCGGTGTCCAAGGGCTGCAATGACCGCCTGGTGATCACCGGCCCCGATTTTGCCCCCGGTGTGGCAAGCAACAGCCTGAACATTCAGGCGATTGCCCAGGGCCTGGATAACGCCTACATCCCGCGGGCCAAGGATCACGAACCAGGCGACAGTGGCCAGTTCGGCCTGGCCATGCGCTGGTTCCTGCCGGAGTTGAACGACACGGAAGTGGCGGCCTACGCGATGAATTACCACAGCCGCAGCCCGTACCTGAGCTTCACCCGCACCACCGTGGCGGGCGCACCGACCACTGCCAATACGCCGGACCGGGTGCGCACCGCCAGCTACTTTGTCGACTACCCCGAGGACATTCGTCTGTATGGCTTGAGCTTCCAGACCAACGTGTCTGGCGTAGCGCTCGGCGGGGAAGTCAGCTACCGCCCGAACATGCCCCTGCAGATCAACACGGCGGACCTGAACCTGGCCGCCGTCAACCAGATTGGCCTGATCAATGGCGTACCCGGTGCGGTATCGCCGGTGTTCGTCGACGGATTTGCCACCAATGCCCCGGGCGCTGCGATTCCAGGCTACAAGCGCATGCCGGTGACCCAGGTCCAGGTGACGGCCACCAAATTTTTCGACCAGGTACTGGCGGCAAGCCGCCTGACGCTGGTGGGCGAGGTGGGCTACAACCGTGTCTCGGGCTTGAGCACCGACACCGGTGATGTGCGCTTCGGTCGAAGCCCGACCTACGGTGCGGGCGCGCTGGTCGACAACGGCGCGGTCTGCACCGGGACGGCTGCCGGCACACCCACGGCCAGCAATCCGCAGCAGGAATGCAACAACAAGGGTTATTACACCAGCGACTCCTGGGGCTACCGCGTGCGCGGCAAGCTGGACTATCCCAACGTGATTGCCGGCATCAACTTTTCGCCGAGCCTGGCCTGGTCCCATGACGTCAATGGCACCGGCGTCAGCTTCGAGGAAGGCGCCAAGGCGGTCAGCCTGGGGCTGGATGCCGACTACCAGAACACCTACACCGCAAGCCTCAGTTACACCAACTACTTTGGCGGCGACTTCAACACGCTGGTGGACCGTGACTTCATGTCGCTCAGCGTTGGCGTGAACTTCTAA
- a CDS encoding DUF1329 domain-containing protein, with amino-acid sequence MKPITFFQGAALTLTLLATGAMAAVSQQEADKLGTTLTPLGAQKEGNSDGSIPAWTGGLKPGAAKVEKGFLGDPFANEKPLFVINSQNAQQYKDKLTDGQMAMFKRYPDSYRIPVFTSHRTAANPQEIYDAAKKSALNAEALAGGNYVGNLVASRFYAFPLPTSGIEVLWNHLTRYRGKNFRRLTAQATPQTNGSFTAVELSDEVGYPQYMKDAEGKKADNVLFYYKQEVTAPSRLAGGVTLVHETIDQVTEPRMAWVYNAGQRRVRRAPQVAYDGPGTAADGLRTADNADMFNGAPDRYDWKLVGKKELYIPYNNYRLASPQLKYKDMLKAGHINPDYTRYELHRVWEVVATLKPGERNIYAKRHMYFDEDTWQLVEVDHYDGRGQLWRVAEGFAMVDYEQRLGNYAAMVINDLVAGRYLVMGLSNEAPHGTEYGTNPTMADFTPGALRNAGIR; translated from the coding sequence ATGAAACCCATCACTTTTTTTCAGGGTGCGGCGCTGACCCTTACCTTGCTGGCCACCGGCGCCATGGCTGCGGTGTCGCAGCAGGAGGCCGACAAGCTTGGCACCACGCTGACGCCACTGGGCGCGCAGAAGGAAGGCAACAGCGACGGCAGCATTCCGGCCTGGACCGGCGGGCTCAAGCCCGGTGCGGCGAAAGTCGAGAAGGGCTTTCTGGGCGACCCGTTCGCCAATGAAAAACCGCTGTTCGTCATCAATTCGCAGAACGCCCAGCAGTACAAAGACAAGCTGACCGACGGGCAGATGGCGATGTTCAAGCGTTACCCCGACAGCTACCGGATTCCGGTGTTCACCAGCCATCGCACCGCGGCAAACCCGCAGGAAATCTACGATGCGGCGAAGAAAAGCGCCCTGAATGCAGAGGCCCTGGCCGGGGGGAATTACGTCGGCAACCTTGTCGCCTCGCGCTTCTATGCCTTCCCGCTGCCGACCAGCGGCATCGAGGTGTTGTGGAACCACCTGACGCGCTACCGCGGCAAGAACTTCCGCCGCCTGACCGCTCAAGCGACGCCGCAGACCAACGGATCGTTCACCGCGGTGGAGTTGAGCGATGAAGTCGGCTACCCGCAGTACATGAAGGACGCCGAAGGGAAAAAGGCCGATAACGTGCTGTTCTACTACAAGCAGGAAGTCACTGCGCCTTCGCGCCTGGCCGGCGGCGTGACGCTGGTGCACGAAACCATCGACCAGGTCACGGAACCGCGCATGGCCTGGGTCTACAACGCAGGGCAGCGCCGGGTCCGCCGTGCGCCCCAGGTGGCCTATGACGGCCCGGGCACCGCTGCCGACGGCCTGCGCACGGCCGATAATGCCGACATGTTCAACGGCGCGCCGGACCGCTACGACTGGAAACTGGTGGGCAAGAAGGAGCTGTACATCCCTTACAACAACTATCGCCTCGCTTCGCCGCAGCTCAAGTACAAGGACATGCTCAAAGCGGGGCATATCAACCCGGACTACACGCGCTATGAGCTGCACCGGGTATGGGAAGTGGTTGCCACCCTCAAGCCTGGCGAGCGCAACATCTACGCCAAGCGCCATATGTACTTCGATGAAGACACCTGGCAGTTGGTGGAGGTCGATCACTACGACGGCCGTGGCCAACTGTGGCGGGTTGCCGAGGGCTTTGCCATGGTTGACTACGAGCAACGCCTGGGCAACTACGCCGCCATGGTGATCAACGATCTGGTCGCCGGTCGCTACCTGGTCATGGGTCTGTCCAACGAGGCGCCACATGGCACCGAATATGGCACCAACCCGACCATGGCCGACTTTACCCCGGGTGCCTTGCGCAACGCCGGTATCCGCTGA
- a CDS encoding LuxR C-terminal-related transcriptional regulator, whose translation MTSLTLKTLHSLPLSLPNLPARHLPRQHLVDLLLEKPQRLRLLCAPAGFGKSTLLCEALRQLSPRHSAWVAMSGQWLTLGAFCQQIGTAFGVAPAIYRDADALLVWFSQCQQPLWLVLDDFPSQGPDPIGQWLDLLLGLPGCTLQVLVSCRQRPHLNLSRLLLDDELLELNSRQLAFSQEEFDRLMALLAPDRCASDNTLLWQQSLGWCAATRLLCEASQQQGCAWLREYLQHEVLSRLTERQVSVLCALAHLPRFNAALYAHLWDDDSGTDAFERMLRTNAYFQVLDAPGQWYSLLPAVANALRDQLKGPALQQLRLRACHWLSAAGCIDDAIELALCAGQPDLAANLMDRLGFDWLFARQHLHQWLGWYDRMPPSLLLGSPRLIFQSARALLLSWRLDEAHSCIARLERFLPHPDPVQHQRLIANWQALCGSLEGLRGHAQAAREHCRQALAHLGSHDWRSAILCCSTLGRVEIALGNSQDGRQLLQDAVEIARRHGCLANEVLINTDRIRQAILCDELTQAEALLNQSLELTRADTRPSLLLGRLHLLQGELHLLRGAASEAAKAFELGMGLARESADPFKLLGYIGLGEMAARQGDFDQASRAIHDAERHMHCQKAQASCYQLLLDFQRLRLLAHKGEWHAVIPLALAMQARLNPESGRIAPLHTPSLPLRIQLVLALAYRGLGRVEEARTALLALLEHCGRFTFNTLGKEARVLLETIEGQGDLPSANPAATKASRVELSSRELSVLSLLATGLTNQEIGDNLFISLNTVKAHTKNINAKLGVKRRALAVMRAQEMGLLVP comes from the coding sequence ATGACCAGTCTTACGCTCAAGACACTGCATTCGCTGCCCCTGTCTTTGCCCAACTTGCCCGCACGGCACTTGCCCCGCCAGCATCTGGTTGACCTGTTGCTGGAAAAGCCCCAGCGCCTGCGCCTGCTGTGCGCGCCGGCCGGCTTTGGCAAGAGCACGTTGCTGTGCGAGGCCCTGCGCCAGCTGTCGCCACGGCACAGTGCCTGGGTGGCGATGAGTGGCCAGTGGCTGACCCTCGGGGCGTTCTGCCAGCAGATCGGCACCGCGTTCGGCGTCGCACCGGCGATCTACCGCGATGCGGATGCATTGCTCGTGTGGTTCAGCCAGTGCCAGCAGCCTCTGTGGCTGGTGCTCGACGACTTTCCCAGCCAGGGCCCCGACCCGATCGGCCAGTGGCTCGACCTGCTGCTGGGGCTGCCGGGCTGCACCTTGCAAGTGCTGGTCAGCTGCCGCCAGCGACCGCACCTGAACCTGTCACGCTTGCTGCTCGACGATGAACTGCTGGAACTGAACAGCCGCCAGCTGGCGTTCAGTCAGGAGGAGTTCGACCGCTTGATGGCCCTGCTGGCGCCCGATCGCTGTGCCAGCGACAACACCCTGCTCTGGCAGCAATCGCTGGGCTGGTGTGCCGCCACGCGGCTGCTGTGCGAGGCCTCGCAACAGCAGGGCTGCGCGTGGCTGCGCGAGTACCTGCAGCACGAGGTGCTGTCGCGCCTGACCGAGCGACAAGTGTCGGTACTCTGTGCCCTGGCCCACCTGCCCAGGTTCAACGCAGCGCTGTATGCGCACCTGTGGGACGACGACAGCGGCACCGATGCCTTTGAACGGATGCTGCGCACCAATGCCTATTTTCAAGTGCTGGATGCGCCAGGGCAGTGGTACAGCTTGTTGCCCGCGGTCGCCAATGCCTTGCGCGACCAGCTCAAGGGGCCTGCGCTGCAGCAACTGCGGCTGCGCGCGTGCCATTGGCTGAGCGCCGCCGGGTGCATTGACGATGCCATCGAGCTGGCCTTGTGTGCAGGCCAGCCGGACCTTGCGGCCAACCTGATGGATCGGCTGGGTTTTGACTGGCTGTTTGCCCGCCAGCATTTGCACCAATGGCTGGGCTGGTACGACAGGATGCCGCCGTCACTGCTGCTCGGCTCGCCGCGCTTGATCTTCCAGAGCGCCCGGGCCTTGCTGTTGAGCTGGCGTCTGGACGAAGCGCACAGCTGCATTGCTCGCCTTGAGCGGTTCCTGCCGCATCCCGACCCGGTGCAGCACCAGCGCCTGATTGCCAATTGGCAGGCACTGTGCGGCAGCCTTGAGGGCTTGCGTGGTCATGCGCAGGCGGCCCGTGAGCATTGCCGGCAGGCGCTGGCGCACCTGGGCAGTCATGACTGGCGCTCGGCGATTCTGTGTTGTTCGACCCTCGGCCGGGTCGAAATAGCCCTTGGCAACAGTCAGGACGGCCGCCAGTTGCTCCAGGACGCAGTAGAGATTGCACGGCGCCATGGTTGCCTGGCCAACGAAGTGCTGATCAACACCGATCGTATCCGCCAGGCGATTCTCTGCGATGAGCTGACCCAGGCCGAAGCGCTCCTGAACCAGAGCCTGGAGCTGACCCGCGCCGACACACGGCCAAGCCTGCTGCTGGGGCGCTTGCACCTGCTGCAAGGCGAACTGCACCTGTTGCGCGGCGCGGCAAGCGAGGCCGCCAAGGCGTTTGAACTCGGCATGGGCCTGGCGCGGGAAAGTGCTGACCCGTTCAAATTGCTCGGCTATATCGGCCTGGGCGAAATGGCCGCCAGACAAGGCGACTTCGACCAGGCAAGCCGGGCAATTCACGACGCCGAGCGGCACATGCATTGCCAAAAGGCCCAGGCCAGCTGCTATCAGTTGCTGCTGGACTTCCAGCGCCTGCGCTTGCTGGCGCACAAAGGCGAGTGGCACGCAGTCATACCCCTTGCCCTGGCCATGCAGGCACGGCTCAACCCGGAATCCGGCCGTATCGCACCTTTGCACACGCCGTCGTTGCCGCTGCGTATTCAGCTGGTACTGGCGCTTGCGTACCGCGGGCTTGGCCGCGTGGAGGAGGCGCGCACGGCGCTGTTGGCACTGCTCGAGCACTGTGGCCGGTTCACCTTCAACACGCTGGGCAAAGAGGCGCGGGTGCTGCTTGAAACGATCGAAGGCCAAGGCGATTTACCGTCGGCCAATCCTGCAGCCACCAAGGCCTCGCGCGTTGAACTGTCGAGCCGCGAGCTGTCGGTACTGAGCCTGCTGGCCACCGGCCTGACCAACCAGGAGATCGGCGACAACCTGTTCATCTCCCTCAATACCGTCAAGGCCCATACCAAGAACATCAACGCCAAGCTCGGGGTCAAGCGACGCGCGCTGGCGGTGATGCGCGCGCAGGAAATGGGCCTGCTGGTGCCATGA
- a CDS encoding MmgE/PrpD family protein, producing MSHTRTLAAFLAELSYNQLPDAVLARTEDLFLDWLGSALASQGAHPIPLFERYAAKMGPADGSASILVNGQRSSPYFAALVNAASSHLVEQDDLHNSSVLHPATVVFPAALAAAQDLGKSGQELLLASVAGYEAGIRIGEFLGRSHYRIFHTTATVGTLAAAVAVGKLMDFDEEAFINLLGSAGTQAAGLWEFLRDAADSKQLHTAKAAADGLLAAYLTADGLTGARNILEGEQGMAAGMSSDARPECLSDRLGSRWALLETSFKFHASCRHTHPAADALLALMQREGLQHDHIERVITRVHQGAIDVLGRVSVAQTVHQAKFSMGTVLGLIAVHGKAGLTEFDHYALSDARVAAFRDKVTMQLDAEVDGAYPQRWLGRVDVLSIDGRILHAAIDSPKGDPDNTLSRDELEDKFRRLLAYAGVHGADQAATLIERVWNLRNTPNLSDLMATGQGGAGAHAKAAERCTLGSVAG from the coding sequence GTGAGTCATACCCGTACACTGGCTGCATTTCTGGCCGAGCTGAGCTACAACCAATTGCCCGACGCCGTGCTGGCACGCACCGAAGACCTGTTCCTGGACTGGCTCGGCTCGGCACTGGCCAGCCAGGGCGCGCACCCGATTCCGTTGTTCGAGCGCTATGCCGCGAAGATGGGCCCGGCTGACGGCAGCGCCAGCATTCTGGTCAACGGCCAGCGCAGCTCGCCGTACTTCGCTGCCCTGGTGAACGCCGCTTCCTCGCACCTGGTCGAGCAAGACGATCTGCACAACAGCTCGGTACTGCACCCGGCCACGGTGGTGTTCCCGGCAGCGCTGGCCGCCGCCCAGGACCTGGGCAAGAGCGGGCAGGAGCTGCTGCTGGCGTCGGTGGCAGGCTACGAGGCGGGCATCCGTATCGGTGAATTCCTGGGGCGCTCGCACTACCGCATCTTCCACACCACGGCAACGGTCGGCACGCTGGCCGCAGCGGTCGCGGTCGGCAAGCTGATGGACTTCGACGAAGAAGCCTTCATCAACCTGCTTGGCAGTGCCGGCACCCAGGCTGCGGGGCTCTGGGAGTTTTTGCGCGATGCGGCCGACTCCAAGCAACTGCACACCGCCAAGGCGGCTGCCGATGGCCTGCTGGCGGCCTACCTGACAGCTGATGGCCTGACCGGCGCACGCAATATTCTCGAAGGCGAGCAGGGCATGGCGGCGGGCATGTCCAGCGATGCGCGTCCCGAGTGCCTGTCTGATCGCCTCGGCAGCCGCTGGGCACTGCTGGAAACATCGTTCAAGTTCCACGCCTCGTGCCGTCACACCCATCCGGCCGCTGACGCACTGCTGGCACTGATGCAACGCGAAGGGCTGCAGCACGACCATATCGAACGGGTGATTACCCGCGTACACCAGGGGGCGATTGATGTACTGGGGCGGGTGAGCGTTGCGCAAACCGTCCACCAGGCGAAGTTCTCCATGGGCACCGTGCTTGGGCTGATCGCTGTCCACGGCAAGGCGGGCCTGACCGAGTTCGACCACTACGCCCTGAGCGATGCGCGGGTCGCCGCCTTTCGCGACAAGGTAACGATGCAACTGGACGCCGAAGTCGATGGCGCCTACCCACAGCGCTGGCTGGGTCGGGTCGATGTGCTGAGCATCGACGGACGCATCCTCCACGCCGCCATCGACTCGCCCAAAGGCGACCCGGACAACACCCTGTCGCGCGACGAGCTGGAGGACAAGTTCCGTCGCTTGCTGGCCTATGCCGGCGTGCATGGCGCCGACCAGGCCGCCACCCTGATCGAGCGCGTCTGGAACCTGCGCAACACGCCGAACCTCAGCGACTTGATGGCGACCGGCCAGGGCGGCGCAGGCGCACACGCCAAGGCCGCTGAGCGTTGCACCCTCGGGTCGGTCGCGGGTTGA